From Cucumis melo cultivar AY chromosome 1, USDA_Cmelo_AY_1.0, whole genome shotgun sequence, a single genomic window includes:
- the LOC127149836 gene encoding uncharacterized protein LOC127149836 → MPPRTGRRHRQNQDGMQGPTQGPSVGESSTLGVRGGVGNEHFARTTQEIGRPDRAEPSDPEKAYGIERLKKLGATVFEGSTDPADAENWLNMLEKCFDVMNCPEERKVRLATFLLQKEAEGWWKSILARRSDAHALDWQTFRGIFEDKYYPSTYCEAKRDEFLRLKQGSLSVAEYERKYTELSRYADVIIAER, encoded by the coding sequence atgccaccacgtactggtagacgacaccggcagaatcaggacgggatgcaaggtcctacccaaggtccatctgtaggggaatctagtacctTAGGAGTTCGAGGTGGTGTAGGAAACGAGCATTTTGCGAGAACAACACAGGAAATAGGAAGGCCagatagagcagagcctagtgatccagaaaaggcatacggaattgaacggctgaagaagttaggggctacagtgtttgaaggttccacagatccagctgatgcagagaactggttgaatatgcttgaaaagtgttttgatgtgatgaattgtcctgaggagcgaaaggttagattggccacatttttgttgcaaaaagaggctgaaggatggtggaaatctatattagcaagacgcagtgatgcacatgctttagactggcagacttttagaggcatattcgaagataagtattatcccagcacatactgcgaagccaagagggatgaatttctgaggttgaaacaaggatcactttcagtggctgagtatgagaggaagtataccgagctttcacggtatgctgacgttattaTAGCTGAACGGTAA
- the LOC103500097 gene encoding CDT1-like protein b isoform X2, with amino-acid sequence MHWESDLYVFRFEMLCKFFYSLDSAMRLLRCKGVASNFSNVCPKVEALTDRRFSYGHLAQFKFILPEAIVLKKVVVYDEQTCCMKPDLHISFNFAVLENKEDQYMQLRKLFRARLSEFVSSYPETHDVPKDLLPNPFNFRSQDLVAKSNSLSSIKTSIEQLAPEQPMPSIEGICFNHHSEENQGFRIVKSTMSISGSSKQKEFSGLSHFSPSFSRRFSQKVVDREIAINDQVTTPSNQVSSCTDVETNIDTESSVVASSTEPFSPIKVPSNSTCNVHCHENYASPLRSLALALPTTPSNTTGRVTMMIECDQSAKANDIDSTPRKLVSTPTRLMTNTPAMPPPKRSSMTPDDDPSFSTNKLVRRPPRSRSLVFDTPTKEYKNNDERDVSLENDIGDVLSPSLVQSIREKERKVKEEQMPAITQAKRRQEMIANLPKLFNAIFFLYHKRTVIRRQELFHKIIASSDKREIEEQLDLLFELAPEWISQKSTSSGDVLVCINELSNVESIRDRLEEAK; translated from the exons atgcactgggaatcagatttatatgtcttcag ATTTGAGATGCTTTGTAAGTTCTTTTATAGTTTGGATTCTGCAATGCGGTTGTTGCGATGTAAAGGTGTCGCATCCAACTTCTCTAATGTTTGCCCTAAGGTCGAAGCCCTCACTGATAG GAGGTTTTCATATGGTCATTTGGCTCAGTTCAAGTTTATTTTACCCGAAGCAATTGTTCTCAAGAAGGTTGTGGTCTACGATGAGCAGACCTGCTGTATGAAGCCAGATCTTCACATATCTTTCAATTTTGCTGTTCTAGAGAATAAGGAGGACCAATATATGCAACTGAGGAAGTTGTTTCGGGCACGGCTTTCAGAATTTGTTAGTTCCTATCCAGAG ACTCATGATGTTCCAAAGGATTTGCTGCCGAATCCATTCAATTTCCGAAGCCAAGATCTTGTTGCAAAATCCAACTCGCTATCCTCTATCAAGACATCGATCGAGCAATTGGCCCCTGAGCAACCAATGCCATCAATAGAAGGGATTTGTTTTAACCATCATTCAGAAGAAAATCAAGGTTTCCGGATAGTTAAATCTACCATGTCTATATCTGGCTCGAGTAAGCAGAAGGAATTTTCAGGGTTATCTCATTTTTCACCATCTTTTAGCCGGCGTTTCTCTCAAAAAGTTGTTGACAGAGAAATAGCAATCAATGATCAAGTTACAACACCTTCTAACCAAGTTTCATCTTGTACTGACGTTGAGACAAATATCGACACAGAATCTTCTGTTGTAGCATCTTCAACTGAGCCTTTCTCCCCCATAAAAGTACCTTCCAACTCAACTTGCAATGTACATTGTCACGAAAACTATGCTTCTCCACTTCGTTCTTTGGCATTGGCCCTTCCCACAACTCCCAGTAATACAACAGGCAGAGTAACCATGATGATAGAATGTGACCAATCTGCAAAAGCTAATGATATTGATTCAACTCCAAGAAagcttgtttcaaccccaaCTCGACTGATGACTAACACACCTGCAATGCCTCCACCAAAACGAAGTTCCATGACTCCCGATGACGATCCTTCTTTCTCAACAAACAAGCTGGTCAGACGTCCTCCCCGTTCGAGATCACTTGTATTTGACACTCCTACAAAGGAATATAAAAACAATGATGAGAGAGATGTTTCACTTGAAAATGACATTGGAGATGTTTTATCTCCAAGCCTCGTACAATCT ATTAGAGAGAAAGAACGAAAGGTCAAAGAAGAGCAAATGCCGGCAATAACACAAGCTAAGAGACGACAGGAAATGATTGCTAACCTGCCAAAACTCTTCAATGCTATCTTTTTCTTGTACCACAAGCGTACAGTTATTAGAAGGCAGGAGCTATTTCACAAAATAATCGCCAGTAGTGACAAAA GAGAAATTGAAGAGCAGCTAGATTTGTTGTTTGAACTTGCACCCGAATGGATTTCTCAAAAATCGACATCCAGCGGTGATGTGCTAGTTTG CATCAATGAATTGTCGAATGTGGAATCAATACGTGATCGGCTTGAGGAAGCTAAGTGA
- the LOC103500097 gene encoding CDT1-like protein b isoform X1, which yields MADASKKISSSSSSTLPFKLKKPLCSNFKSLLEDSQSLSSKTPEKPAELSTRSRNRKVALSIKEVKQAAKSVRESNRQLPLDLATEERKSVRRQIDSWSNESQSVENKSRKLPEKFEMLCKFFYSLDSAMRLLRCKGVASNFSNVCPKVEALTDRRFSYGHLAQFKFILPEAIVLKKVVVYDEQTCCMKPDLHISFNFAVLENKEDQYMQLRKLFRARLSEFVSSYPETHDVPKDLLPNPFNFRSQDLVAKSNSLSSIKTSIEQLAPEQPMPSIEGICFNHHSEENQGFRIVKSTMSISGSSKQKEFSGLSHFSPSFSRRFSQKVVDREIAINDQVTTPSNQVSSCTDVETNIDTESSVVASSTEPFSPIKVPSNSTCNVHCHENYASPLRSLALALPTTPSNTTGRVTMMIECDQSAKANDIDSTPRKLVSTPTRLMTNTPAMPPPKRSSMTPDDDPSFSTNKLVRRPPRSRSLVFDTPTKEYKNNDERDVSLENDIGDVLSPSLVQSIREKERKVKEEQMPAITQAKRRQEMIANLPKLFNAIFFLYHKRTVIRRQELFHKIIASSDKREIEEQLDLLFELAPEWISQKSTSSGDVLVCINELSNVESIRDRLEEAK from the exons atggCGGACGCTTCAAAGAAAATTTCTTCTTCATCCTCATCAACTTTACCCTTCAAATTGAAGAAACCTTTGTGTTCTAACTTCAAATCTTTACTTGAGGATTCACAATCCTTGAGCTCCAAGACGCCGGAGAAGCCGGCGGAGCTCTCTACCAGATCTAGGAACCGTAAGGTTGCGCTTTCGATCAAGGAGGTTAAACAAGCTGCTAAGAGTGTCCGTGAATCGAATCGTCAGTTGCCTCTTGATCTGGCTACCGAAGAGAGAAAATCGGTCAGAAGACAGATAGATTCTTGGTCGAATGAAAGTCAGTCGGTTGAAAATAAGTCTAGGAAATTGCCTGAGAA ATTTGAGATGCTTTGTAAGTTCTTTTATAGTTTGGATTCTGCAATGCGGTTGTTGCGATGTAAAGGTGTCGCATCCAACTTCTCTAATGTTTGCCCTAAGGTCGAAGCCCTCACTGATAG GAGGTTTTCATATGGTCATTTGGCTCAGTTCAAGTTTATTTTACCCGAAGCAATTGTTCTCAAGAAGGTTGTGGTCTACGATGAGCAGACCTGCTGTATGAAGCCAGATCTTCACATATCTTTCAATTTTGCTGTTCTAGAGAATAAGGAGGACCAATATATGCAACTGAGGAAGTTGTTTCGGGCACGGCTTTCAGAATTTGTTAGTTCCTATCCAGAG ACTCATGATGTTCCAAAGGATTTGCTGCCGAATCCATTCAATTTCCGAAGCCAAGATCTTGTTGCAAAATCCAACTCGCTATCCTCTATCAAGACATCGATCGAGCAATTGGCCCCTGAGCAACCAATGCCATCAATAGAAGGGATTTGTTTTAACCATCATTCAGAAGAAAATCAAGGTTTCCGGATAGTTAAATCTACCATGTCTATATCTGGCTCGAGTAAGCAGAAGGAATTTTCAGGGTTATCTCATTTTTCACCATCTTTTAGCCGGCGTTTCTCTCAAAAAGTTGTTGACAGAGAAATAGCAATCAATGATCAAGTTACAACACCTTCTAACCAAGTTTCATCTTGTACTGACGTTGAGACAAATATCGACACAGAATCTTCTGTTGTAGCATCTTCAACTGAGCCTTTCTCCCCCATAAAAGTACCTTCCAACTCAACTTGCAATGTACATTGTCACGAAAACTATGCTTCTCCACTTCGTTCTTTGGCATTGGCCCTTCCCACAACTCCCAGTAATACAACAGGCAGAGTAACCATGATGATAGAATGTGACCAATCTGCAAAAGCTAATGATATTGATTCAACTCCAAGAAagcttgtttcaaccccaaCTCGACTGATGACTAACACACCTGCAATGCCTCCACCAAAACGAAGTTCCATGACTCCCGATGACGATCCTTCTTTCTCAACAAACAAGCTGGTCAGACGTCCTCCCCGTTCGAGATCACTTGTATTTGACACTCCTACAAAGGAATATAAAAACAATGATGAGAGAGATGTTTCACTTGAAAATGACATTGGAGATGTTTTATCTCCAAGCCTCGTACAATCT ATTAGAGAGAAAGAACGAAAGGTCAAAGAAGAGCAAATGCCGGCAATAACACAAGCTAAGAGACGACAGGAAATGATTGCTAACCTGCCAAAACTCTTCAATGCTATCTTTTTCTTGTACCACAAGCGTACAGTTATTAGAAGGCAGGAGCTATTTCACAAAATAATCGCCAGTAGTGACAAAA GAGAAATTGAAGAGCAGCTAGATTTGTTGTTTGAACTTGCACCCGAATGGATTTCTCAAAAATCGACATCCAGCGGTGATGTGCTAGTTTG CATCAATGAATTGTCGAATGTGGAATCAATACGTGATCGGCTTGAGGAAGCTAAGTGA